The following nucleotide sequence is from Desulfatirhabdium butyrativorans DSM 18734.
GCGGTGATGCTCGCAAGCATCATATACGGAGCTGTGGTCATGGTGATGCCCTATCACCGATCTTCGAGTGGCAATTTGGGGACGTGGGGCGTGCACCTTGCGGCGTTTGTCGTTCCGCTCGCGATTGGGCTGTGGGTGGCGGCACGGTCGGCAAGGGGCCGCTGACGCACAGGCAGGAACAGGCAACGCGTGATCCCCGGGGCATGGTGCCTGTGGCCGATACGCCCGATGTGCTGGCTGCCCCTGGGGCCAGACGAGCGGGATTCCGTCGCGCTCAGGGAAGTCGATCCACAACGAATCTTTCCGAGACTTGAGAGACCTTGCTGGGAGAGACATTCAGGAATTCGGCGATTTTCGATGGTTCTTGCCCCTGCCGGATCAACTGATAGATCTGCAGGTCTTTGCCCGACAACCGGCTCAGGCGCGGGCTCCGGCGGGAGATGAAGGGTGATGTCACTTCTTTCAGGTTCGTTTCGATAATGTCGATACACATGGCTTGTGTCGGGGTAAGTCCGGTTGACTTCAATTTTTCGATATAGGGCAGAACAAAGTCCCGAACATTGGCAATGACATCCATTTCCACATCGATCAGATCCTGCCTGCGTTTTTCCGCAAGCCGCGCCAGCGCCCGATTCGATTCCTCCAGATTTTCGGAGGCTTTTTCCAAACGGGCCTCCTTTTCCCTCAGCTTCTGATTCAACCGATCCTGCTCCCCGATTTGTTCCCGCAGTTTCTCGTTGATTCGCCGGATTTCATCGGTTCTTTCCTGAACCAGGGTTTCCAGATGGTTGTTGATGCGGTCAAGTTCCTGCTCCAGCCGGTGCTTGTGCAGCGCGATTTCAATAATGGGCTTGAAATAGTCCGGATGAAACGGTTTGGGGAGATAACCGTACGGCCCAAGCGCTTTGGCCCTCAGTGTATATTCATCGGATGGGTAGGCGGTCATGAAAATTACGGGAATGGGTCTGCTTTCCCGAATCATGGTCGCGGCCTCGATA
It contains:
- a CDS encoding SdpI family protein; translation: MIEQPFAIPSAIFFILAVPLMLGLVPRNRYYGVRTVRTLSDDKIWYRTNRIAGGAVMLASIIYGAVVMVMPYHRSSSGNLGTWGVHLAAFVVPLAIGLWVAARSARGR
- a CDS encoding response regulator, whose product is MIRLMIVDDEAIIATQLEEILTTMGYAVVGIATGGKEAVSMALDCKPDLILMDIKLPDGTDGIEAATMIRESRPIPVIFMTAYPSDEYTLRAKALGPYGYLPKPFHPDYFKPIIEIALHKHRLEQELDRINNHLETLVQERTDEIRRINEKLREQIGEQDRLNQKLREKEARLEKASENLEESNRALARLAEKRRQDLIDVEMDVIANVRDFVLPYIEKLKSTGLTPTQAMCIDIIETNLKEVTSPFISRRSPRLSRLSGKDLQIYQLIRQGQEPSKIAEFLNVSPSKVSQVSERFVVDRLP